The Penaeus chinensis breed Huanghai No. 1 chromosome 21, ASM1920278v2, whole genome shotgun sequence genome has a window encoding:
- the LOC125036424 gene encoding uncharacterized protein LOC125036424, translating to MKCIRFVILIVPAIIPEAASAWPSADIFSKLISDFQDFHNQNRICLINSAQAHGDEDAKAPDYRSWITRTVAQQAKRSYVSVAKAGSTEGFKLTVHARDNGTSLSIQKVCAGLVVAQLTDHNVAAEFSKIFTESLEQDQWLLMTNQDMQELLTSLYLPLNNKVTLAMFSEDASSASLWESYQILRGGTPKLVRVGSWVLGRQAIFEDGSRLETILGSNVLPNKFLSGRSMRFGQIIAPEGDVAQRRWDLTGLHLRCTVLPVSHTLSRFENIVL from the exons ATGAAATGTATTCGTTTTGTGATCCTGATTGTACCGGCAATTATACCAGAGGCGGCATCTGCGTGGCCGTCAGCAGACATCTTTTCAAAATTAATTTCAGATTTTCAGGACTTTCATAACCAAAATAGAATATGCCTGATAAATTCAGCACAAGCACATGGAG ATGAGGACGCCAAGGCCCCTGACTACCGTTCCTGGATAACGAGAACCGTCGCGCAACAAGCCAAGCGCTCATACGTGTCTGTAGCAAAGGCTGGGTCTACGGAAGGCTTCAAACTCACCGTGCATGCTAGAGACAATGGCACGAGTCTGAGTATCCAGAAGGTGTGCGCAGGACTTGTTGTGGCACAGCTGACTGACCACAATGTTGCGGCTGAATTTTCTAAG ATATTTACTGAAAGTCTCGAGCAAGATCAGTGGTTACTGATGACTAATCAAGATATGCAAGAACTATTAACTTCCCTCTACCTTCCACTCAACAACAAG GTAACCCTGGCCATGTTTTCTGAAGATGCGTCATCGGCATCACTTTGGGAGAGTTACCAGATCTTGCGAGGTGGAACACCAAAGCTGGTTCGAGTCGGTTCTTGGGTCTTAGGCCGGCAGGCCATTTTCGAGGATGGTTCGCGCTTGGAAACAATTCTTGGGTCTAACGTCTTGCCGAATAAGTTTTTATCTGGCAGAAGTATGCGTTTTGGTCAGATTATTGCGCCTGAGGGTGACGTCGCACAGAGACGTTGGGACTTGACGGGTCTCCATCTCCGGTGCACTGTTCTGCCAGTAAGTCACACACTCAGCAGATTTGAAAATATTGTACTTTGA